In the Spirochaetota bacterium genome, one interval contains:
- a CDS encoding AtpZ/AtpI family protein, with the protein MNRKNKSTRRLIFGYSTIGIQLAVTLLLFVYGGYRLDNYYKTTPLFVIAGTIIGMIAGFYNLLQGIKQIEESTKREKEEVNNTKSKWL; encoded by the coding sequence TTGAATAGGAAGAATAAAAGCACTAGAAGACTAATATTTGGATATTCAACAATAGGAATTCAGTTAGCCGTCACTCTATTGCTTTTTGTATATGGAGGATATAGGTTAGATAATTATTATAAAACAACTCCCTTGTTTGTCATTGCGGGTACAATTATTGGAATGATTGCAGGCTTTTACAATTTGCTTCAGGGCATAAAGCAGATTGAGGAAAGTACGAAAAGAGAAAAAGAAGAAGTTAATAATACAAAAAGCAAATGGCTATGA
- a CDS encoding hydrogenase subunit MbhD domain-containing protein, whose amino-acid sequence MIWQLDIILLIFAAIVAIAAINVKDLLASVALLSAFSLFMCLIWTEMGAVDVAFTEATVGAGVSTAFFIVAVYNTTRRSKD is encoded by the coding sequence ATGATTTGGCAATTAGATATTATTCTCTTAATATTTGCAGCGATTGTAGCCATTGCTGCCATAAATGTTAAAGATTTATTGGCTTCTGTTGCGCTCCTTAGCGCATTCAGCCTTTTCATGTGTCTAATATGGACGGAGATGGGGGCTGTGGATGTGGCATTTACTGAAGCTACTGTAGGTGCTGGAGTAAGTACTGCATTTTTTATTGTTGCGGTATATAACACAACTAGGAGGTCAAAAGATTGA
- the atpF gene encoding F0F1 ATP synthase subunit B, with translation MDAIREGLLKVDPGLFLWTVITFLVLFLILWKAAWKPIIEALGARAEKVKGDIERAESNRIEAEKLLAQHKEMMDKAKDEANNIITESRSHAEKVKSDMIEKANEESKEIIEKAKREINLAKDKAIIDLKAEVVNLSTDIASKIITTNLKPEDQRDLVEEVLKNLESQKFVQ, from the coding sequence ATGGATGCTATAAGGGAAGGGCTTTTAAAAGTTGATCCGGGATTATTCCTTTGGACAGTAATAACTTTTCTTGTTTTGTTCTTGATATTATGGAAAGCTGCTTGGAAACCGATAATCGAGGCGCTTGGAGCTAGAGCAGAAAAGGTGAAGGGCGACATTGAAAGGGCTGAAAGCAATCGTATTGAGGCTGAAAAACTACTAGCTCAGCATAAAGAGATGATGGATAAGGCTAAGGATGAAGCGAACAACATTATTACAGAGAGCAGATCTCATGCTGAAAAGGTAAAGAGTGATATGATTGAGAAGGCCAACGAGGAATCAAAGGAGATTATTGAAAAGGCTAAAAGGGAAATCAATTTGGCAAAGGATAAGGCTATAATTGATTTGAAAGCTGAAGTGGTTAATTTATCTACGGATATTGCATCTAAGATAATAACCACAAATTTAAAACCAGAGGATCAAAGGGATTTGGTAGAAGAGGTTTTGAAGAATTTAGAATCACAGAAATTTGTTCAATAA
- a CDS encoding monovalent cation/H+ antiporter complex subunit F, producing the protein MENFSLIIALAIGFLMMLSIYRAVFGPTIFDRIIGSGFIGTKTIILLVLIGFIYNRIDMFIDLAIVYSILSFTGTLLFAKYFVRKGDK; encoded by the coding sequence ATGGAGAATTTCTCTTTAATTATTGCGTTAGCAATAGGTTTTTTAATGATGTTAAGTATATACAGGGCGGTTTTTGGGCCTACCATATTTGACAGAATAATCGGTTCCGGATTCATTGGCACCAAGACTATCATCCTTCTTGTTCTTATTGGATTTATCTATAATAGAATAGATATGTTTATTGATTTAGCCATAGTATACTCAATCTTAAGCTTTACTGGAACCTTGTTATTTGCCAAGTACTTTGTGAGAAAAGGAGACAAGTAG
- the atpE gene encoding ATP synthase F0 subunit C, which yields MEGLGLSYFAAGIGAGLIVLGASFGIGKLASTALESTARQPESSGDIRTTMIIAAALIEGFTFFALVVTFMLATK from the coding sequence ATGGAAGGTTTAGGTCTATCTTACTTTGCAGCGGGTATTGGTGCGGGCTTAATAGTGCTTGGCGCTTCGTTTGGAATTGGAAAATTAGCAAGTACAGCTCTGGAGAGTACAGCCCGTCAACCAGAGAGTAGTGGTGATATTAGAACAACAATGATTATTGCTGCTGCATTAATAGAGGGTTTTACTTTTTTTGCTTTGGTTGTAACATTTATGTTAGCTACTAAATAG
- the atpA gene encoding F0F1 ATP synthase subunit alpha, with protein sequence MKIKAEEIKSIIRKEIEGYKSEIDLSEVGTVIQVGDGIAKIYGLNNAMAGEMLEFKNGAYGLVFNLEEDSIGSVIFGDYLTIAEGDAVKRLNTVLAVPVGDELLGRVVNPLGIPLDGKGAINANNKRPVEYLAPGIADRQPVNVPLQTGIKAIDSMIPIGRGQRELIIGDRKTGKTAIAVDTIINQKGKDVICVYVAIGQKASTVAGVVEKLEQYNALDYTIVVIANASDPAPLQYIAPYAGCAMAEYYMFDKGKDTLCIYDDLSKQANAYRQLSLLLRRPPGREAYPGDIFYCHSRLLERSVKLSDDNGGGSLTALPIIETQEGEVSAYIPTNVISITDGQIYLQPGLFASGVRPAVDVGISVSRVGGNAQIKAMKKYAGSLRLDLAQFRELEAFAQLGTELDDATQTQLDRGRRLVEVLKQGQYIPMSVAEQVAIIFAGTDGALDKIEIEDISNFEVEYLQFLNDSHPAILEGILNTGELKDDSRLSQITSEFVDKFLFNRRPAVNEDNK encoded by the coding sequence ATGAAGATTAAAGCAGAAGAGATAAAGTCAATTATCAGGAAAGAGATTGAAGGATATAAATCAGAGATAGATTTAAGTGAGGTGGGGACAGTCATTCAAGTTGGAGATGGAATTGCCAAGATATATGGCTTGAATAATGCTATGGCAGGTGAGATGCTGGAGTTTAAGAATGGTGCCTATGGTTTGGTATTTAATCTTGAAGAGGACTCAATCGGCTCTGTTATTTTTGGAGATTACTTGACCATCGCTGAAGGGGATGCTGTGAAGAGATTAAACACGGTTCTGGCAGTTCCAGTTGGAGATGAATTATTAGGAAGGGTGGTTAATCCGCTTGGGATCCCATTAGATGGCAAGGGAGCCATAAACGCTAATAACAAGCGTCCTGTAGAATATCTGGCGCCAGGCATTGCTGATAGACAGCCGGTTAACGTGCCGCTTCAAACCGGCATTAAGGCAATTGACTCAATGATCCCCATAGGAAGGGGGCAGAGAGAACTTATTATTGGCGATAGGAAGACAGGTAAAACTGCGATTGCGGTTGATACAATAATTAATCAGAAGGGTAAGGACGTTATTTGTGTATATGTTGCAATCGGCCAAAAAGCCTCGACTGTCGCTGGAGTTGTTGAAAAGCTTGAGCAATATAATGCCCTTGATTATACAATCGTGGTTATTGCTAATGCCTCTGATCCCGCTCCCCTACAGTATATTGCCCCATATGCGGGTTGTGCTATGGCGGAGTACTATATGTTTGATAAAGGTAAGGATACACTATGCATTTATGACGATCTTTCCAAGCAGGCGAATGCATATAGGCAATTATCGCTTCTATTACGCAGACCCCCTGGGAGGGAGGCTTATCCTGGTGATATATTTTATTGTCACTCCAGATTGCTTGAACGGTCAGTCAAGCTCTCTGATGACAATGGGGGCGGCTCTCTTACTGCATTGCCCATTATAGAAACACAGGAGGGTGAGGTCTCTGCATACATCCCAACTAATGTTATATCAATAACGGATGGCCAGATTTACCTTCAACCAGGTTTGTTTGCCTCTGGAGTAAGACCTGCAGTGGATGTTGGTATTTCAGTATCACGCGTTGGGGGTAATGCTCAAATTAAGGCCATGAAGAAGTATGCAGGTTCATTGAGATTGGATCTCGCTCAGTTTAGGGAACTTGAGGCCTTTGCCCAGCTTGGAACAGAACTTGATGATGCAACTCAAACCCAGCTAGATAGAGGGCGCAGGCTTGTTGAAGTGCTGAAACAGGGTCAGTATATTCCCATGTCAGTTGCTGAACAGGTAGCAATTATTTTTGCTGGGACTGATGGTGCTTTGGATAAAATAGAAATTGAGGATATAAGTAATTTTGAAGTGGAATATTTACAATTTTTGAATGATTCTCATCCAGCTATTTTGGAAGGGATATTGAATACAGGCGAGTTGAAGGATGACTCTAGGTTAAGTCAAATTACCTCTGAATTTGTAGATAAATTTTTATTTAATCGAAGGCCTGCAGTTAATGAAGATAATAAATAG
- a CDS encoding monovalent cation/H+ antiporter subunit D family protein: protein MIMEQLPALIVVTPLILAFIVPIVGWWNKKWCYPIVFISLLISFLSSIGIIHTVITEDQPIHYYMGGWPPPWGIEYVIDYLNALVLVCVAFVSWVVSLYAKRSVEKELPESKVPLFYTLLLLQVAGLLGICATGDMFNLYVLLEIASFAAYAIIAMGERGSVFASFRYVIYGTIGACLYLIGVGYLYISTGSLNMADLSQILPELINSKAILVGFAFFLVGVAIKMGIFPLHSWLPDAYTLAPSAVSSLLAPLFTKVGAYVIIRLMFTVFEPSFSIDDYPVTEVLGWISAIGIIFAGVMALSQTDLKRMFSYLIVAEMGYIVIGIASANRLGLTGSILHIVNDIFMMTCLFTAVGAIYYQTGTRNIYELKCLHRKMPITLAVFVVGALSVVGVPPFCGFFSKWYLILGTIQSKEWMLLTVLLISSLINAVLFFRVLENAYIEPREEEDHAHHHDEVHHSVVALDEVPMSMLMPMIVIAVGIILLGIFSGNIVNNIIDFAIPSSLL, encoded by the coding sequence ATGATTATGGAACAATTGCCAGCACTTATCGTTGTCACTCCTTTAATTCTTGCTTTTATTGTTCCTATTGTAGGATGGTGGAATAAGAAGTGGTGTTATCCAATAGTGTTTATTTCGCTTTTAATTAGTTTCTTATCCTCAATTGGCATTATCCATACTGTCATCACTGAGGATCAGCCGATTCACTATTACATGGGTGGTTGGCCACCTCCCTGGGGTATTGAATATGTTATTGATTATTTAAATGCACTTGTGCTAGTGTGCGTTGCTTTTGTTTCCTGGGTAGTTTCCCTTTATGCGAAGAGGTCTGTTGAGAAGGAACTTCCCGAATCAAAGGTGCCTTTATTCTATACACTCCTGTTGCTGCAGGTGGCAGGTCTGTTAGGGATTTGCGCAACCGGCGATATGTTTAATCTCTATGTGCTTTTAGAGATTGCCTCTTTTGCAGCATATGCAATTATAGCAATGGGAGAGCGGGGTTCTGTCTTTGCCTCTTTTCGGTATGTGATCTATGGTACAATCGGAGCCTGCCTCTATCTCATCGGAGTGGGGTATCTATATATTAGTACTGGTTCTCTTAATATGGCGGATTTATCTCAAATTTTGCCTGAGTTAATAAATTCTAAAGCAATATTAGTTGGATTTGCTTTTTTCTTGGTGGGTGTTGCGATAAAAATGGGTATTTTCCCCCTTCATTCATGGTTGCCGGATGCATATACCCTAGCTCCATCTGCTGTAAGTTCATTGCTTGCTCCATTATTTACCAAGGTCGGTGCATATGTTATTATCAGATTGATGTTTACTGTGTTTGAGCCTTCATTTTCAATAGATGATTACCCGGTGACAGAAGTATTGGGTTGGATATCAGCAATTGGAATAATTTTTGCCGGAGTAATGGCACTTTCTCAGACTGATTTGAAACGGATGTTTTCATATTTGATTGTAGCGGAGATGGGTTATATAGTGATTGGTATCGCTTCAGCAAACAGGCTAGGATTAACCGGTTCCATACTTCATATCGTCAATGATATATTTATGATGACATGCTTGTTTACTGCAGTTGGTGCAATCTATTATCAGACAGGTACCAGAAATATCTATGAACTTAAGTGTTTGCATCGAAAAATGCCTATTACCCTGGCTGTCTTTGTAGTTGGGGCTTTGTCAGTTGTTGGGGTTCCCCCTTTCTGTGGCTTCTTTAGTAAATGGTATTTGATACTGGGCACGATTCAATCAAAGGAATGGATGCTTTTAACAGTGCTACTAATTAGCAGTTTAATCAATGCGGTTCTTTTCTTCCGTGTGCTTGAAAATGCCTATATTGAACCACGTGAAGAGGAAGATCATGCTCATCATCATGATGAAGTACATCATAGTGTTGTTGCTTTAGATGAAGTGCCTATGAGTATGCTTATGCCAATGATAGTAATTGCTGTTGGTATTATTCTTCTTGGAATTTTTAGTGGAAATATTGTTAATAATATAATTGATTTTGCCATACCTTCATCATTATTATAA
- the mbhE gene encoding hydrogen gas-evolving membrane-bound hydrogenase subunit E: MRKLLSIIIILIAGGVLVYGVNDFPKWADPDQPASTHVSPKYIEEIYEKTAVPNMVTAVLADYRGYDTMFETAVIFTAGIAVVMLLRRRS; encoded by the coding sequence TTGAGGAAGCTACTATCCATCATTATTATTCTTATAGCTGGGGGGGTGCTTGTATACGGAGTAAATGATTTCCCCAAATGGGCAGATCCAGATCAACCAGCCAGTACTCATGTTTCACCAAAATATATTGAAGAGATTTATGAGAAGACAGCTGTCCCCAATATGGTAACTGCGGTTCTTGCTGACTATAGAGGCTATGACACCATGTTTGAGACCGCAGTTATATTTACAGCTGGCATTGCAGTTGTAATGTTATTAAGGAGAAGGTCATAA
- the atpD gene encoding F0F1 ATP synthase subunit beta, with product MSQVKGKVVQVIGSTLDAEFPENQIPEIYNALVLERDIMGEKVSTVCEVQQHLGGNRVRAVALASTDGIQRGVEIVDTGARISVPVGEETLGRVFNLLGETIDKKGELKVKERRPIHQEPPKFEELEPESVIFETGIKVIDLLAPYIKGGKTGLFGGAGVGKTVIIMELIHNVAQHHGGYSVFAGVGERTREGNDLWLEMQESGVINKACLVYGQMNEPPGARLRVGLSALTMCEYFRDMSGTDVLLFVDNIFRFSQAGSEVSALLGRMPSAVGYQPTLATEMGALQERITSTKHGSITSVQAIYVPADDLTDPAPATAFIHLDASTVLSRQIVEKGIYPAVDPLDSSSRLLAPELVGEEHYTVAMEVKRILQRYKDLQDIIAILGMDELSEEDKLLVQRARKIERFLSQPFFVAEQFTGKAGKFVKLEDTIRSFKGLIAGEYDDLPEQAFYMIGAIEEAVEKANKMKSES from the coding sequence ATGAGTCAGGTAAAAGGAAAGGTAGTCCAGGTTATTGGATCAACGCTTGATGCGGAGTTTCCTGAGAATCAGATTCCAGAGATATATAACGCACTTGTCTTGGAAAGAGATATTATGGGAGAGAAGGTTAGCACCGTATGTGAGGTCCAGCAGCATTTAGGAGGTAATAGGGTAAGGGCTGTTGCCTTAGCATCCACTGATGGAATACAGAGAGGCGTAGAGATAGTTGATACTGGTGCGCGGATTTCTGTTCCTGTCGGGGAAGAGACTCTAGGCAGGGTTTTTAACCTTCTTGGTGAAACGATAGACAAGAAGGGAGAATTAAAGGTTAAAGAGAGGAGACCAATTCATCAGGAACCACCCAAATTCGAGGAATTGGAGCCTGAATCAGTGATTTTTGAGACTGGTATAAAGGTCATTGATTTGCTTGCACCATATATTAAGGGCGGTAAGACAGGCTTATTCGGAGGCGCGGGGGTTGGAAAAACTGTTATTATAATGGAGTTAATCCATAATGTCGCTCAACATCATGGTGGATATTCAGTTTTCGCTGGTGTTGGCGAAAGGACAAGGGAAGGTAATGATTTGTGGTTAGAGATGCAGGAATCTGGCGTCATTAATAAGGCATGCCTTGTTTATGGACAGATGAATGAACCCCCTGGAGCGAGGTTAAGGGTAGGGCTCAGCGCTCTTACTATGTGTGAATACTTCAGGGATATGTCAGGAACAGATGTTCTTTTATTCGTAGATAATATTTTTAGATTTTCTCAGGCGGGTTCTGAGGTTTCAGCCCTTTTGGGAAGAATGCCATCAGCAGTGGGATATCAGCCAACATTAGCTACAGAGATGGGCGCATTGCAGGAGAGGATTACCTCAACTAAGCATGGATCCATTACCTCTGTGCAGGCAATTTATGTCCCTGCTGATGATTTGACTGATCCTGCACCAGCAACTGCCTTTATTCATCTGGATGCAAGCACTGTTCTTTCAAGACAGATCGTTGAAAAGGGGATATATCCTGCTGTTGATCCTCTCGATTCATCCTCAAGACTTCTTGCTCCAGAATTGGTTGGGGAGGAGCACTATACTGTAGCGATGGAGGTTAAGAGAATTTTACAAAGATATAAGGATCTCCAGGATATAATCGCAATTCTGGGAATGGATGAACTCTCTGAAGAGGATAAACTACTTGTCCAGCGTGCAAGAAAGATTGAACGATTTTTGTCCCAGCCCTTTTTTGTGGCAGAACAGTTCACAGGGAAGGCCGGAAAATTCGTTAAGCTGGAAGATACAATAAGAAGTTTTAAGGGACTTATTGCTGGCGAATACGATGACTTGCCAGAACAGGCCTTCTACATGATAGGAGCCATTGAGGAGGCAGTTGAAAAAGCCAATAAAATGAAGTCTGAATCATAA
- the atpC gene encoding ATP synthase F1 subunit epsilon: protein MDRKIECSIVTPDRIVFEGQADLMVIQAHDGEVGFMYNHAPFISELGNGEARMRNGDHTEYLIVEGGFVEIRDNTLIVLAENAYRKDELCKAEIQESIEEIKNIPRIIDTEEGLRLETELKKQKARLKVASR from the coding sequence ATGGATAGAAAAATAGAATGTAGTATAGTTACCCCAGATAGGATTGTATTTGAGGGTCAGGCTGATCTTATGGTAATTCAGGCGCATGATGGAGAGGTAGGTTTTATGTATAATCATGCGCCATTTATATCCGAATTAGGGAATGGTGAGGCCAGGATGCGCAATGGTGATCATACTGAGTATCTTATTGTGGAAGGTGGTTTTGTCGAAATACGAGATAATACACTGATCGTGCTAGCAGAAAATGCTTACAGGAAGGATGAGCTTTGTAAAGCTGAGATTCAGGAGAGTATTGAGGAAATAAAGAATATCCCAAGAATCATTGACACTGAAGAGGGATTAAGGCTTGAAACTGAGCTTAAAAAACAGAAGGCACGGTTAAAAGTCGCTTCCAGGTGA
- the mnhG gene encoding monovalent cation/H(+) antiporter subunit G, producing the protein MVIASKILIVSGLFFLTTGVIGFLRFPDFYSRMHATGKGDTLGALLILLGFALYNLHHGFVWLDIVQSVKLILIAVFWIIASPTATHALLRSTFESGVQPWTKDGKTVIDWPLKEEK; encoded by the coding sequence ATGGTTATAGCGTCAAAGATTTTGATTGTGTCAGGTCTGTTTTTTCTGACTACTGGTGTAATAGGTTTTTTACGGTTTCCGGATTTTTATAGCAGAATGCACGCAACCGGGAAGGGGGATACTTTAGGGGCATTGCTTATTCTACTGGGATTTGCCCTGTATAATCTTCATCATGGATTTGTATGGCTTGATATCGTTCAAAGTGTTAAGCTTATATTAATAGCAGTCTTCTGGATTATCGCTAGTCCTACGGCCACACATGCTCTGCTTAGATCCACATTCGAGTCAGGTGTTCAGCCGTGGACAAAGGATGGGAAGACTGTAATAGATTGGCCATTAAAAGAGGAGAAATAA
- a CDS encoding cation:proton antiporter subunit C: MEYIIGKINYWIYIVLILTGFFAMMAKGNLMKKLIGMNIFQWSIILFFVSIGAKKGATVPVLGGHGAVHDVIHAVDYINPLPHVLMLTAIVVGVATTGIALTLLIVLYKKYGTLEENEIIEELKR; the protein is encoded by the coding sequence ATGGAATATATTATAGGTAAAATTAATTATTGGATCTATATAGTTCTAATACTTACCGGTTTTTTTGCCATGATGGCAAAGGGCAATCTTATGAAGAAGCTGATTGGTATGAATATCTTTCAATGGTCAATAATTCTCTTTTTTGTCTCCATCGGAGCGAAGAAGGGTGCTACTGTGCCTGTTCTTGGCGGACATGGCGCTGTGCATGATGTTATTCATGCGGTAGATTACATAAATCCATTGCCCCATGTTCTTATGCTTACTGCTATTGTAGTTGGTGTGGCAACAACTGGAATTGCATTGACACTGCTAATTGTGCTGTATAAGAAGTATGGTACCTTAGAAGAAAATGAAATAATTGAGGAGTTGAAAAGATGA
- the atpB gene encoding F0F1 ATP synthase subunit A, whose protein sequence is MLQLLHTMKYLIVSGGGHGEEESVSEVVIHHLTDHVITSGFIGKINEQFLNTKLFGIFDMRITRWVIMMWIVSILCMLIFIPLAKKIKKEKNGSKSKWINLWEVLIGFIHDDIVETNFDAHYVKKAMPYMCSIFFFILFCNLLGLVPGMSTATGNLAVTGGLAAFTLIGMIGVGMIKQGPLWIFTGIVPKGIPFFLFPLMWVIELLGLFIKPFALTIRLFANMTAGHVVVIIFLFISIMFHSLLVGIGSVTGALMIYLLELLVSFIQAYIFTSLSAMFIGQSMHAH, encoded by the coding sequence ATGCTTCAGCTTTTGCACACTATGAAGTATTTAATAGTATCTGGTGGTGGCCATGGTGAAGAGGAATCTGTTAGCGAAGTTGTTATTCATCACCTTACGGATCATGTTATTACCTCAGGTTTTATAGGTAAAATAAACGAGCAATTTCTCAACACAAAGCTTTTTGGCATCTTTGATATGAGGATTACCCGGTGGGTAATTATGATGTGGATAGTATCAATTTTATGTATGTTAATTTTTATACCTCTTGCTAAAAAAATTAAGAAGGAAAAGAATGGTTCAAAATCTAAATGGATTAATCTGTGGGAGGTCCTCATCGGTTTTATTCACGATGATATAGTAGAAACGAATTTTGACGCACATTATGTAAAAAAGGCTATGCCATATATGTGCAGCATATTTTTCTTTATTTTATTTTGTAATTTGTTGGGTCTTGTGCCGGGGATGTCAACCGCTACTGGTAACCTTGCAGTAACTGGCGGATTAGCCGCATTTACGCTTATAGGAATGATTGGTGTTGGGATGATTAAACAGGGTCCTTTATGGATTTTCACGGGGATAGTTCCCAAGGGTATTCCCTTCTTTCTATTCCCCTTAATGTGGGTAATAGAGTTGTTGGGTCTGTTTATTAAACCCTTTGCACTGACTATTCGACTTTTTGCGAATATGACGGCAGGGCATGTAGTTGTTATTATCTTTTTATTTATTTCAATCATGTTTCACAGTCTATTAGTCGGAATAGGATCAGTTACTGGCGCACTGATGATATACTTACTTGAACTATTAGTATCTTTTATTCAAGCCTATATTTTTACTTCACTTTCAGCAATGTTTATTGGGCAGTCAATGCATGCTCATTGA
- the atpG gene encoding ATP synthase F1 subunit gamma, which translates to MATQKEIRKRIQSVSTTKKITKTMEMVATAKMKKMQDRLNATKPYSLRTKELISHIKESGIMDSDIPLMKEREDPNRVLLIMITGNRGLCGGYNMNVIDNTLSLKDKLERDDGREVLLYAIGKKGKNYFDYMDIPIYQSVQNREDKLTFNDASEFGDELIDLFLKGEIDDVYVSYTGIVSSTSQKPAIIRLLPITYTMDVDSEDLLTKMPVQYIFDPEPYKVLSSLLPLYIKVSIYTYLLESGFSEQFARRVAMKNATDAAIDMVKELTVKYNRARQAKITNEIAEIVGGASALE; encoded by the coding sequence GTGGCAACTCAAAAAGAAATAAGGAAGAGAATACAGTCTGTATCTACTACAAAGAAGATTACTAAGACCATGGAAATGGTTGCAACTGCAAAGATGAAGAAGATGCAGGACCGCCTTAATGCCACCAAACCATATTCATTAAGAACAAAAGAGTTAATCTCTCATATAAAAGAATCTGGAATAATGGATAGTGATATACCTCTGATGAAAGAGAGAGAGGATCCCAATCGTGTGCTTTTAATTATGATAACGGGTAATCGTGGGCTTTGCGGCGGATATAATATGAATGTGATTGATAATACCCTCAGTTTGAAAGACAAACTCGAAAGGGATGATGGGAGAGAGGTCTTACTCTATGCGATAGGGAAAAAGGGTAAAAATTATTTTGATTATATGGATATTCCGATTTATCAATCTGTTCAGAATAGAGAGGATAAATTAACCTTTAATGATGCCTCAGAGTTTGGTGATGAATTAATAGATTTATTCTTAAAGGGCGAGATAGATGATGTTTATGTATCATATACTGGGATTGTCTCATCAACTTCTCAGAAGCCAGCAATTATAAGATTATTGCCCATAACATATACAATGGATGTTGATAGTGAAGATTTATTAACTAAGATGCCAGTGCAATATATCTTTGACCCAGAGCCATATAAGGTTTTGTCATCATTATTGCCGTTATATATTAAAGTAAGTATCTATACATATTTGTTAGAATCGGGATTTTCAGAACAATTTGCACGAAGGGTCGCAATGAAAAATGCAACAGATGCGGCTATTGATATGGTAAAGGAACTAACTGTTAAATATAACAGAGCCAGACAGGCAAAAATAACAAATGAGATAGCGGAGATTGTGGGCGGCGCATCAGCGCTGGAATAA
- a CDS encoding F0F1 ATP synthase subunit delta, with translation MAIDEMTRAYAGALFDIGIEKGKIDQIEEELNFITVIVIENRDFRLFLNAPSITKESKKKFIEKIFSGMLSETFMSFLYVLIDKERQSRISEINESLIELIDFENNRQRVEIVSNVGLDKDILEKIEYILSKKLNKNIIITEIIDKSILGGVIIKIGDLIYDGSIIKDLQKIRRNLLSRKVRSELCYED, from the coding sequence TTGGCAATTGATGAGATGACAAGAGCCTATGCAGGTGCATTGTTTGATATAGGTATTGAAAAGGGTAAAATAGATCAAATTGAAGAGGAGCTAAATTTTATTACTGTAATAGTAATAGAGAATAGGGATTTTAGACTCTTTTTAAATGCGCCAAGTATTACTAAGGAATCTAAGAAGAAATTTATTGAAAAAATATTTTCAGGCATGTTATCAGAGACCTTTATGAGTTTTTTATATGTACTGATCGATAAGGAGCGACAATCACGTATCTCTGAGATCAATGAATCTCTGATTGAATTGATCGATTTCGAAAACAATAGGCAGAGGGTTGAAATAGTAAGCAACGTGGGTCTGGATAAGGATATACTGGAAAAGATTGAGTATATTTTAAGTAAGAAGCTTAATAAAAATATTATTATTACAGAGATTATTGATAAGTCTATATTAGGCGGTGTTATAATAAAGATTGGTGATTTAATCTATGACGGCTCGATCATAAAGGATCTTCAAAAAATAAGGAGAAATCTTTTAAGCAGAAAAGTCAGGAGTGAACTGTGTTATGAAGATTAA
- a CDS encoding Na(+)/H(+) antiporter subunit B — protein MIRKYDNIIIQTVGRIMIPFMQVYSLYVLVHGHGSPGGGFQGGCILAASFILMAVAYDIEEINRRFKERRVLLLCSLGVFLYVGTGFLCMFCGGNFLDYGFLSKILPTDEIMARYYGMAIIETGVQITVMAVMVTIFLDLATSGKHEGMLKE, from the coding sequence ATGATTAGAAAATATGATAACATTATAATCCAGACAGTTGGCAGGATTATGATACCATTTATGCAGGTTTACAGCCTTTATGTGTTGGTTCATGGGCATGGAAGTCCTGGCGGAGGTTTTCAGGGAGGTTGTATCCTGGCTGCAAGCTTTATCCTAATGGCGGTAGCCTATGATATAGAGGAGATAAACAGACGCTTTAAGGAGAGGAGGGTTCTACTTCTTTGCAGCCTGGGTGTTTTTCTTTATGTCGGAACTGGTTTTCTGTGTATGTTTTGTGGTGGTAATTTTTTAGATTATGGCTTTCTTAGTAAGATTTTGCCAACGGATGAGATTATGGCGAGGTACTATGGGATGGCGATAATAGAGACTGGTGTACAGATTACGGTTATGGCTGTGATGGTCACTATATTTCTTGATTTAGCAACAAGTGGAAAACATGAGGGTATGTTAAAGGAATAG